A section of the Betaproteobacteria bacterium genome encodes:
- a CDS encoding Hpt domain-containing protein, with protein MSKSGTPASQSSAGDFDLTQFYQVFFEEAAENLASMENMLLAIDVDDPVEEDLHAIFRAAHSIKGGAATFGFQDVAELTHELETMLDRVRKHEIPLTTEIVDTLLEAGDVLKAQLARHQAGDTGEVGDISEPAGDRAQTCRRRHRNRELRRSCHGNRFGKACQCLQHRSAWQHGKTH; from the coding sequence ATGAGCAAATCCGGTACTCCCGCCAGTCAGTCATCAGCAGGTGACTTCGACCTGACGCAGTTCTACCAGGTGTTCTTCGAAGAGGCCGCTGAAAACCTCGCATCGATGGAAAACATGCTGCTCGCGATCGATGTCGACGATCCGGTGGAGGAAGACCTGCACGCCATTTTCCGCGCGGCGCACTCCATCAAAGGCGGCGCGGCGACTTTCGGCTTTCAGGATGTCGCGGAACTCACGCACGAACTTGAAACGATGCTCGACCGCGTCCGCAAACACGAAATTCCATTGACCACCGAAATTGTCGACACCCTGCTCGAAGCGGGTGACGTCCTCAAGGCCCAACTCGCCCGGCATCAGGCAGGCGACACCGGCGAGGTGGGCGATATATCAGAACCTGCTGGCGACCGTGCGCAGACTTGCCGTCGGCGCCACCGAAACCGCGAGCTCCGTCGAAGTTGTCATGGCAACCGTTTCGGCAAAGCCTGCCAATGCCTCCAGCATCGCAGCGCCTGGCAACACGGCAAAACCCACTGA
- a CDS encoding MCP four helix bundle domain-containing protein, protein MNVSDMKIGVRLSIGFAVTLLLLIAVAGISYQRIGTLDSEIDQLTHVQFPKTVQANNVIDAINAIARQMRNAYIYSGAEQQKSLDSLGPQRKIIDENLDKLDKSITSDKGKEILKKVKDARIAYRADQDKFIELLKADKKAEVVALMQGSLRKNQTDYLGAVNEIIDFQSALMETEGKDAGASAESAQRLMLILGLVATILTALFGWFITRSITGPISDAMAVADAIAAGDLNKRIDIKSSDETGKLLLSMQKMVETLKGFYAAQNEMKKQHDAGTISYRIPADSFAGSYREMAVMTNELVAAHIAVKMKIVDVVSRYALGDLSLDMDKLPGEKAKITVAIDGVKSSLQSVNGEIAKLVEAAVRGDFTVRGEADKYQYDFRKMVDGLNRLMQVSDTGLNEVVRVLGALAKGDLTEKITNDYQGTFGRLKDDSNTTVDRLAEIVSQIKESTESINVASKEIASGNTDLSSRTEEQASSLEETASSMEELTSTVKQNAENARQANQLATGASDVAVRGGDVVGQVVTTMSSINESSKKIVDIISVIDGIAFQTNILALNAAVEAARAGEQGRGFAVVATEVRNLAQRSAAAAKEIKELIGDSVEKVGAGTKLVDEAGKTMEEIVSSVKRVTDIMAEITAASQEQSSGIEQVNQAITQMDEVTQQNAALVEQAAAAAESMEEQAGNLSQAVSIFKLTQQAGRPAMAKVSAPAKVANLSNHRKPAQLAHHAPAKPKAAKAAGGGDSEWNEF, encoded by the coding sequence ATGAACGTGTCAGATATGAAGATTGGTGTGCGGCTCTCAATTGGCTTTGCCGTGACCCTCCTTTTGCTCATCGCGGTCGCTGGCATCAGCTACCAGCGCATCGGGACGCTTGACAGCGAGATAGACCAATTGACTCACGTCCAGTTTCCCAAAACTGTTCAGGCCAATAATGTTATCGACGCGATCAACGCGATCGCGCGCCAGATGCGCAATGCCTACATCTACAGCGGCGCCGAGCAACAAAAATCGCTCGATTCCCTGGGTCCACAGCGGAAAATCATCGACGAAAACCTGGACAAGCTCGACAAGTCCATCACGTCCGACAAGGGCAAGGAAATCCTGAAGAAGGTCAAGGACGCCCGCATCGCCTACCGGGCAGACCAGGACAAGTTCATCGAGTTGCTCAAGGCTGACAAAAAGGCGGAGGTCGTCGCACTGATGCAAGGTAGCCTTCGAAAGAATCAAACTGACTATCTCGGCGCGGTGAACGAGATCATCGATTTTCAGAGCGCGTTGATGGAGACAGAGGGCAAGGACGCCGGCGCCAGTGCCGAATCCGCCCAGCGCTTGATGCTGATTCTAGGCTTGGTTGCAACTATTCTTACTGCCCTGTTCGGCTGGTTCATCACCCGCAGCATTACCGGCCCGATTTCGGATGCAATGGCCGTGGCGGACGCTATCGCCGCAGGTGATTTGAACAAGCGAATCGATATCAAGAGCAGCGATGAGACGGGCAAGCTCCTGCTCTCCATGCAGAAAATGGTCGAGACGCTGAAGGGTTTCTACGCCGCACAGAACGAAATGAAGAAGCAGCATGACGCCGGCACGATCAGCTACCGTATCCCGGCCGATAGCTTTGCCGGCAGTTATCGCGAAATGGCGGTGATGACCAATGAACTGGTCGCGGCGCATATCGCAGTCAAGATGAAAATTGTCGACGTAGTTTCGCGCTATGCGCTGGGCGACCTGTCGCTGGACATGGACAAGCTGCCAGGCGAAAAAGCCAAGATCACGGTTGCGATTGACGGCGTCAAATCGAGCCTGCAATCGGTCAACGGGGAAATCGCAAAACTGGTTGAAGCGGCGGTCCGCGGTGACTTTACCGTGCGCGGTGAAGCCGACAAGTATCAGTACGATTTCCGCAAGATGGTCGATGGGTTGAACCGCCTGATGCAGGTCAGCGACACCGGCCTGAACGAGGTGGTGCGCGTACTCGGTGCATTGGCCAAGGGCGACTTGACTGAAAAAATCACCAACGACTACCAGGGCACGTTCGGGCGCCTGAAGGACGACTCGAACACGACCGTTGATCGGCTCGCCGAGATCGTCAGCCAGATCAAGGAGTCAACCGAATCGATCAATGTCGCCTCGAAGGAAATCGCCTCCGGCAACACCGACCTGTCTTCGCGCACCGAAGAGCAAGCCAGTTCGCTCGAGGAAACCGCGTCGTCCATGGAAGAGTTGACCTCGACGGTGAAACAGAACGCCGAGAACGCCCGGCAAGCCAATCAACTGGCGACTGGTGCCTCGGATGTCGCCGTGCGCGGCGGCGACGTGGTCGGCCAGGTAGTGACCACCATGAGTTCGATCAACGAGAGCTCGAAGAAGATCGTCGACATCATCAGCGTCATCGACGGCATCGCCTTCCAGACCAACATCCTGGCCCTGAACGCGGCGGTCGAAGCCGCCCGGGCCGGCGAGCAGGGCCGCGGCTTTGCGGTGGTCGCCACCGAAGTGCGCAATCTGGCCCAGCGCAGTGCGGCGGCGGCCAAGGAGATCAAGGAGCTCATTGGGGACTCCGTCGAGAAGGTCGGCGCGGGCACCAAGCTGGTCGATGAAGCCGGCAAGACGATGGAAGAGATCGTGAGCTCGGTCAAGCGGGTGACGGACATCATGGCCGAGATCACGGCGGCGAGCCAGGAGCAGAGCTCGGGGATCGAGCAGGTGAACCAGGCGATCACGCAGATGGATGAGGTGACGCAGCAGAACGCGGCGCTGGTGGAACAGGCGGCGGCGGCAGCCGAGAGCATGGAAGAGCAGGCGGGGAATCTGTCGCAGGCGGTGTCGATCTTCAAGCTGACCCAGCAGGCGGGGCGTCCGGCGATGGCAAAAGTATCCGCACCGGCCAAGGTGGCGAATCTGTCGAACCATCGCAAGCCGGCGCAGCTCGCGCATCACGCACCAGCCAAGCCCAAGGCGGCAAAGGCGGCGGGCGGCGGGGACTCGGAATGGAATGAGTTTTAA